The Nitrospirota bacterium genomic interval AGGTCGGTCAACGGATCCGGGAGATTCGCGGGTCGATGACGCAGACGGAGTTCGCCAAAGTCATCGGCGTGAAGAAACAGAACTACATCAGCCGGTACGAACGCGGCCGCGTCCCGAACCCGGAGTTGCTGCTCCGTATCGCCGATTTCGGAAAGGTCAGCGTGGACTGGCTGTTGACCGGAAAAGCGTCGAAACGGAAGTAGCCCGCCCTGCTCGTCGCGGACCCTGAGGTCCGC includes:
- a CDS encoding helix-turn-helix transcriptional regulator, encoding MQKYSPAQVGQRIREIRGSMTQTEFAKVIGVKKQNYISRYERGRVPNPELLLRIADFGKVSVDWLLTGKASKRK